TTGGAAACGAGCCTCCAAAAGTTTATAATAGGAATGGACGCGCTTTGAATGCTCAATCTTTAAGAAGAACTACTCAAGAATTTTCAAGTAAACGAGAAGAAGATCCTTCTTTATCTTTCCAACCAATTTCTTTGTCAGAAAATGATTCAAGAACCTCTCTTCCAAATAGGCGCGCGGTTTCAAGTCTTGATGACCAAAGAAGCCTTGCTGTGCCTCATCCCTCTTCCTCAGAAGCAGATCTCAGTTTCGATTTATCTTTAAAACCCTCAGCTAAGTATTTCCCCTTAGAAAATCCTCCTGTAAAAAGAAGATTGAGATCACATTCGAGTGCTTCTTTTATGAATCAATGGAATGTGGAAAGAGAAAATCCTCCTTTGTCTCCTGCCTCAAGTAGACTTCTTGCAAAACCTTCATCTGAAAGGCCCTCAGCAGGAGCAAGCTCAATAAACATGCCTCTACAAGCATCTGCTTCTCTTCAAATATCTTCAAATATTTCCAGAAGTTCATCATTTAGATCTTTCTCATCTCGTATCGCATCTTTTCCTTCACCCTCTTCACTTGCAGAAGCCTCTATTACGGCGGATAAGCAGCCTATGGCTCCACTTTTCGCTGAAAGTTCTTCTTCACATCCTGTAAGTTTAAATGTTCCTTTAATACAAGACTCTATGATTTCTTCTTCTGAATCTTCAAAATTACCTCAAGAAACTTCTGTTTCTAAAGAAGGTTTATTACCTCATAATCTATCCCTTCGTTCAGATGAAAGTATTGCTTTGGCTTTACTCTCTATACCAGCACACCGGCCTAAAGATGAAGATAACATTGAAGCAACAGAGATTTCTATTGCTCCACATTTACCTCAACGAGTAGAAATAACTCCTAATTCTCATAAGAAAAATAGTCTTTTAAGAGCTATAACTTCATCTCTCAAATTGTCAAAAAAGAAATCTAGCACAGGAGAAATTACTAGCGGGCTTGAGGCTCTTTCTCCAAAACTAGGTTCGTCTTCTTTACCTTCTCCTCGCAAGGAGAATCATGGATTAAGTACGTCTCCATCTTCTAGAAATCTTAAAAAATGGTTTTCTAAGAGTCCAGTTGCAACAACGATACGTGATAATGGAAAAATTCTTTCAGGAGAAAGTTCTATTAGCTCTCCTATATCAACAAAACATGAAACAGACCATTTTGATCTAACGCGTCAAAAAGTTGTTACAGGTTTGGAGGCCCTTTCACCACCTATTAGGTCAATCTCTAGCCCTGCTTCTTCTCTTTCTACTTCCGTAAAAGGATTGTCCGTATCATCAAAAAAAGCAAAATCTTTTAAAGGAACTCATGGATCAGTATCGGCCATGATTGATCAAACAAACCTTTTTCCTGACTTTTTACCACCTTCACCAACTGATTCCTCGATTTAAAATGCCTTCTCATGATAATCCTACACTTAAAACAAAAATCTTATTCAAGTTCTTAAACATTCACCTCTTGAATGAAGACCGAACTTTCTAATTTTTAAGCTCTAAAAAAGAGGTCTTTAGAATTTTTAAAAATTATCAATGCACATATTTTTTAGAAAATATCTTTCCCCTTTGGGTAAAAGATTTATCTTTTAGTGTGGCTTTATGCTTTCTCTTCATTTTTTTTTATTTCTTATTATATCGAAAAACTCTAAATATCCTTGTCTTTCAAAAATATTCAAAGTACATTTTTAAGGTAAATTTATGCCGTCTTAAAGAAAATTTTAAATTGGGAACAAATCAGATTTTAAAGTACGTCTCTCTTCTCACATTTTTAAAATTTTTTATTCTCTCTTTTTTCCTTGTTTCTCATATAGAAGCTGGAATAACAGCATCTTCTTTGACAGCTGAATTTAAAGATGAGGTTAAGGAAAAATCTTTTGGAAGTGTCTTTGTACAAATAATAAAAGCTTCACAAAAAGCTATAACAAATTTTAATGTTGCTATTTTTGATGACGATTACATTTTTTCTTCTTTCTCAATTTCCGATATACAAATTCATATATTACATACAACAACTGGCTGTTTAATAGACACAGGAAAGTCATATATATATTGCGCAATTGGTGCTAAATCTGCTCCTGATTTTTTAGAAAAATCTCCCAAATTTGAAGGAAGCAAAATAGAATGCATTAGCCAACTTATGACACCAGAAGTTGGCATAAATCTTCTAGAGATTTTAGGAGAAAATGGTTTTTCAGCTATAAAGCATTTTTTAAAATTAAAATCTGGCTCACGAATAAGAAGCGCCCGTATAAAATATGGAAATGGAGATTCACCATGGATGCATTTTTTATTAAAACCTGAGGAAGAAAAGAGCTGGAGATTATATTGTGCAGCTTCCTTAAAAAAAAATGGAGATGGAAAATCTAATTTAATTTCAAAAGGATTTACAGAATATATTGAAGATATTGATAACTTTATCAAGGTTCTTGAGCTCGCGAAATCAACGCATTCATTTGCGGCTTCAGAAGAATAAACGGAAATGTTCTTCTATAATTAAAAAACCAAAAACTCTAACAATAAAATTCATTAGGGGAAAAAATGGTCGGAGCGGCGGGATTTGAACCCACGACCCTCACACCCCCAGCGTGATGCGCTACCAGGCTGCGCTACGCTCCGACTAAAGGAGACGTTTTTATTATTATAAGACGCTAGTTTAGCAAAGCTAAGTCTTTGATGCAAGGACATATTCTTTTAATAAAGAAAAAAGAATGTTACACATCCTAAAAGAGGTAAAAGAATGAGAGAAACCCAAGCCATATAATTAAAAAAGCCAGGCATTTCAATATGTTCTTCTTCTGCGATATCTTTAGCAAGAAAATTTGGAGCATTTCCAATATACGTTAAAGCTCCCATAAAAACAGCACCGCATGAAATCGCAAGCAAATTTTTAGAGCCTTCCACCATCAACATTTTCACATTCATACCTGTTGTTTTCAAAAAAACTAGATATGTTGGCGCATTATCTAAGAAGGCAGAAAGAAGCCCCGTACTCCAAAAATAAAAGGGCGCCATATTTTGTTTTTCTGAAAACCCAAAAACCTGGAACAATTCCATAAAATTTACTTTTGTTTCAAGAAGGATAAAAACAGGGATAAGTATTATAAAAAGGCTTAAAAATACTTTTGCAATATCGCAAAGAGGTGCCCATGAAAATTTATTATGAAGTCGATATATTTTGGGTGTCATTATCCAAGAAAGCAGAGAAAGGAAAAGAAGTCCGCCATCTCTTAAAAGTGCAGAAATTGTAATAGAAATATTAAAAACAGTTATAAATCCAAAATTTTCCCATCTTTTCGATGCTAAAAGAAGGAGAATAACACCTCCTAAGAATAAAAAATTTATGTGTCCTTTCAAATGAAACGTAAAGTTTCCTTTCTCAAAAGAACGCAAATCTAACCTTTCTTTTTTCCAATAAAAATAATCAATGCCATAAAACAAGCCTAAAAGTGGAAGCATCATCATAAAAAACGGCCCACTTAAATTTTTTGGCACCCAAAAAAAATCAATTCCTTTCAAATAACCCAAAAAAAGAGGCGGATCACCAAGCGGTGTCAAGGATCCTCCTATATTACCTACGAGGATAATTAAAAAGATAACAAGATGTTTTTTTGAAATTCTTTCTTTATTTACATTTAAAAACGGCTTTATAAAAATAAGCAAAGCACCTGTTGTCCCAATGATACTTGCAAAAAAAGTTCCTATCATGAGAAAACATGTGTTTTTAAAAGGAGATGCTTGAAATTCTGTCTTTACCCAAATTCCTCCTGAAAGGATATAAAGAGTACCTAGAAAAATAATAAATGGAAAATAATGATGAAAAAGAGTTTCTATAATTTTTTCAAAAATTGAAATTTCAGAAAAACTTTTAAGGCCAATTATAAGAGCGAGTGTCCAAAGTCCAAGAACTTTTCCAGAATGATCATGCCAAAACTTTGAGCATACATAAGGACCTAAAGAAAGAGAAAACAAAACCCCTAAAAAAGGAATTCCCCAATAAAAACTTAAGTTTTCTCCATCCATTTCTTTCTAATGCCTCATGAATCACAACAATCCGTAAAAATAAAAAAACTCATTGATTCCTCAAAAAATCTAAGAACCCTTGTAAAATAAAACTTGCCGCCATTTTATCCACAACAAAAGATCTTTTTTCCCGAGATAAATCGGCATCAAGAAGCGTCCGTGTGACCGCAATTGTTGAAAATCTCTCATCCCAAAAAACAACTGGTAAATCTTTTAATTTTAGAAAATTATAAACGAAATGCCTTACGGATTGAGAAGCTCTTCCTTCTTCTCCATTCATTTCAAGGGGAATACCCACAACAAGAGCAGCAACTTCTTCCATTTCAATAATTTTTAAAATTTTTTGAGAAACTTCTCCAAACGTTTTTCTTTCTAGAATTTTAAAAGGAGTTGCAATCATAAAACTTGGATCTGAAAGCGCAAGACCGATGCGTTTTTGCCCCACATCAATTCCTAAAAGACGTCTTCCTTTTGGAATTTTTAGCAAAAACTCATTTTTAAACCCTTCAATAGACAGAACTGTCATCTTGTTTTTATCCTCATGTTTGAGATATGATCTCATGGAAATTCTTTTAAAAAGGTTTTATCCTGGAAAACTTTATAACATACCCTTTATCATCTCTTCCTGGTGTTGGCCCAAGAACCCGTGTCCTTCTTAAAAATCTTGTTGGAGATTCACTTCAAGATCTTCTTTTCTTTTTTCCCCATCGCATTGTTGAACGTCTTTACTTCCCAAGCATCTTCGACTTCCTTAAATCCGCTCATATGCTTAAAGAAGATACTTTTATCACCCTTATTGTAAAGGTTAATCATATTTCAAGGCCCTCGCGGAAAGGAGGCCCTATTAAAGTTAATGTTAAAGATAACACGGGCTCATTTGATCTTATGTTTTTTAACAGCAATTTCCAATACCTTCAAAAAAAATTAATGCTCTTTCAGGATGTTCTTGTGAGTGGACGACCAATTTTTTATGGAAAAAAGTTTC
The Pseudomonadota bacterium DNA segment above includes these coding regions:
- a CDS encoding sodium:proton antiporter, which gives rise to MDGENLSFYWGIPFLGVLFSLSLGPYVCSKFWHDHSGKVLGLWTLALIIGLKSFSEISIFEKIIETLFHHYFPFIIFLGTLYILSGGIWVKTEFQASPFKNTCFLMIGTFFASIIGTTGALLIFIKPFLNVNKERISKKHLVIFLIILVGNIGGSLTPLGDPPLFLGYLKGIDFFWVPKNLSGPFFMMMLPLLGLFYGIDYFYWKKERLDLRSFEKGNFTFHLKGHINFLFLGGVILLLLASKRWENFGFITVFNISITISALLRDGGLLFLSLLSWIMTPKIYRLHNKFSWAPLCDIAKVFLSLFIILIPVFILLETKVNFMELFQVFGFSEKQNMAPFYFWSTGLLSAFLDNAPTYLVFLKTTGMNVKMLMVEGSKNLLAISCGAVFMGALTYIGNAPNFLAKDIAEEEHIEMPGFFNYMAWVSLILLPLLGCVTFFFLY
- the ruvX gene encoding Holliday junction resolvase RuvX, translating into MTVLSIEGFKNEFLLKIPKGRRLLGIDVGQKRIGLALSDPSFMIATPFKILERKTFGEVSQKILKIIEMEEVAALVVGIPLEMNGEEGRASQSVRHFVYNFLKLKDLPVVFWDERFSTIAVTRTLLDADLSREKRSFVVDKMAASFILQGFLDFLRNQ